The genomic DNA AGTTCGCAATCATCACCTTCACTGTTGCAATTGATGGATTTGCTTCGCCTTCGAACTGCAAGCGTATCGGCAGGAAAGCGGTGAGAAGACCCTGATAGCTACGCCGCGCTTTTCTTGAACGATGCGACGAGTACCCGTTTTGCCTTACCTACTGTTCGACGGTTCTTGCGAATGCGGTCGAGGTCACGGGCTGTATTAGCGGTGATATACGACCTATGACAGCGTGAGCAGTGTACGGTTGGAATGTCCTCGATGACGACGAGCTTGTCACCACGACCAAAACTTTTTGTCGCCTTCTTGATGGCGGCTGTCCGAGCGCCGCAGAGATCACATTGCATCATTCCTACTCACGATAGACGGTGATGACGACTGCTTTTCTCGTCGGTCCGATCTTCAAGACGATGTTCACCGATTCACCGGAACAACCCGTTCCAGCAAGTATATATTTTCGTTCCCTGGTAGCCCGATCGTTTTGTCGCTCGATAATTTTGCCGGTCAGGATAGCGTGCTCAATGTCTTCGGCCAGAACGTCATCCTCAGCCATCTCCTCAAGTGCATGGATTGTGATGATGTACTGACGTTTCCGGATCAGTGAACGGAGTTGTTTGAGCACCCGCTCGAACATTCAGAGGCCATTCTACGCCGCGCCGTTCTTATGCTCAAGCATCACTGGAGTGCACATCTGTTCGTCACTGCTTTGACTATACCGAACGAACGATCTGCACTGCTGCATCCCGCTCGAGCCGCCCCAGCGCTGACACCTTTCCTCCTCGCTCCTTTCGAACGATCCGCTCAATTTGCACAATTGCGCCGCGATGCCATTGATCGAATGCTTCGTTTTGAGGAGACGCAAGCCTTTCTTGCCGTCCGACCTCTTGACGGCCATGCTCGTTACAGAGCCAGGCGCGTTTCTCCCCTTTCAATTTACGGAGCTCGCTCACGACTCGATACACGTCAGGGCTCCGATTCACAATTATTTTCCCATCCTTGCGCAGCAATAGATAGGAAAACTTGAGCGCATCCTTAATGAACCCGACTTCTTCATCGATTTCCTGAATCGACACCGGAGGCTCCCAAGCTCGCTCTTCATGACACCAGTCATCAGGCTTCGCTAACGCCGGGCAATTCGACTCATGGAGGCATGGACTATAAATGGTACAACGTTTCTCTCGAAGCAAGTGATCGCGCACCTGGTGGAGTGCGCGAGAGGTTTCTCGTAAGGCGGGCTCCACGATCATTATCGTGCCGTGCGGTGCCAGTAACGCTAGGGACTCATTTACAAAGGCAGTTCGCGCCATGATTGGATCACAGGCACCTGCAAAGATCTCGTTCAAACAGTTGGCAAGAATGATGAGATCGAACGGCTCTTTTTGTTGAACCTGCTCCAACCAGCCCCGTTGCTCCAAATCTCCGACATACGTTTGCAAGCCCGCTTCTTGACTATTGTCCAGCTGACAGTACCGATCCCACAGCCGTCTGGCTTGTCCGAGAGCTCTTGATGAACTATCGACAGCGATAATCGACAAGGTATGGGGCGATGCTCGCTGACGCCACCAGTCTAGGACGGCCAAAAGTCCGGTACCTGGACCTGATCCAAGATCCAGTACTGAGAAGCGTTCGCCTATTTCAGGTGCCGGCATCTCATTGAGCAGAACCTGAATCTTGGCAAGATTTACCGGTAGGAAATAGCCAAGATATGCCATCGCATAGGCTTGATCGTCGAGGTAAGCCCGGTTCAACGTAGCCCGTTCTTTAGTAAAAAGTCGGGACAGTTCCGTCACTGCCTTCGCGACCCTCTCACGTGGGATGGCTTCTTTGTCGATCAGTTGCTGAATCGTCCCAATGAGCGGCAACGAGACCGTGGCGTTGAGGCATCGCATAGGCCTAGTGTATGCTCGGCTTATTACGGAGGACAACCATGACTGATGAAATCCTGAATGCTTATAAAGAAGTCGAATCGGCGGTGGAACGCTATATCAGGCTGCTGCACGACCATGTCACAATGCTGCAAAACATCGAACCCCCTGGTTCCGACAAGGTCGTCCGACTGACTGCCGGCTCAAAGGCCATGACGGATAGTGCGGCAATTTATTTATCTTATGCGAAGTATGTGGCCTACGGCATGCCGGCGAGCGAGGAAATGGTTGAGGATGAAATCCAAGGTTGACTGGCGCGTTATTCGTCAATCGTTATTCGTGAAACGCAAGAGGCATTCATGACGAATAACGTTTAACGATTCACGAATAACGCGGCGCATAGAAAAACAAAAGAGCCTACCCGGGAAACCGGACAGGCTCTTTTCATTTGTTAAGAAGCACCGATTTAGATACTGCGCATGAAGTGGGCAACCTCATCATGGCTGACGGTTCCGCCCATCACCTGTGACATCGCGACATTCGTAGATTTCTTACCAGTGAGGCCGGATTCGACTTCATCAACGATCAGTTCGACCGGCATCGATTGACCGCCGTACACGCGTGGCCCTCCGATGATCTTGGCTTTGGAGTAACCATACACCGCTGTTGCTACTTCCTTGGCCAGCCAACCGACATAGTTGAATTCCGGCACGACGATCAGCTTGGCATTCTTGCACAGTTCGCGCAGCTCCTTTGTCGGGAACGGACGGAGCGATCGAACTTTGATCAATCCGACGTTAAGGCCCTTATCCTTGCAAAGACGTACCGCTTCTCGCGATTGGGCCGCCGCGCTGCCGGAGGCGATGATAATGGCCTCCGCACCTTCGACGTTTTCCGCCGTCAGTAAACCACCCATGTACTTATTGATGTACTTGCGGGAGCGTTCAACCGCTGCCCAGACCTCTTGTTGCCACACGGCGTGAATGTTGTACGCCATGAAGTTCGACTTCTGAACCGGAGCATCACGGGACAGACGAGCAGGAGGATTCTCCGCATCAAGCACCGGGACCGCACCCCGCCAGGCTTCTCGAGGCGGCAACTTGATGCCACGATCTTGCATGCGCACATAGCCTCGGGCATGCGTCACGAAGAACCCATCGCAGCAAACCCCGACCGGCAAGGTCACATCGTTCTTTTCACTGATTGTGAAGCCGGCCATCGTGAAATCGAACATGTCTTGCTGGTTCTCGGCATGGAAGACGATCATCCCGCAGTTCAGCAGGTAGGATACTTCAATGTTGTCCGGCTGAATAGCGAGCGGCGCGTTGACCACGCGGCAGGTAAACATGGCAACGACAGGAAGACGGTGGCCAGGCCAGGAAGCGATACCCTCCAGACCGCGTAACGTACCAGGTCCGGCAGTGGCGGTATAGCAACGGACGCCCGAGCGCGATCCACCGGCGATCGCCGCCATGACACCGACTTCTTCTTCGCCTCGGTAATACTCTTTCACGTAGCCTTCGCCGTAGAGCACGCCGACCAGCTGCATAGTTTCACTCTGAGGGGTAATCGGATAGGCGATGGCCAAATCCACGTTCGAGCGACGGACCGCTTCCTTCGCCGCCTCACTACCGGTGATGAATTCCTTCGTCCGCGGTGCTTCGAGGAACATGTACTCAGGAGTCACGACTTTCTGTCGCTTTGCTTCCCCATGAGGATCTTTTTTCCCATCCGACTTTGGCACCGCGACGCTGGTGATGGGATCGCCTTGCGGATTAGTTTTGACTTCGGTTTCACTCATTGTTGCACCTCTATAAGAATGGTGAGCTGCGCGCTCAACCTACCCTTCTCGCTTCATTTGTTCGGCCGAATGGCCAAACATCGCCGCACTACCGACTCCGCCAGGGGTCGGTGCAAACGCCATCGGATTGGTGTGGGTCTTCCCATCATGGACTTTAGATTGCGTTCCGGTAAAGCGCACGTTCTCGCCGTTCTCCGGCAACTTAATACCCATTTCTTCGCGTACCCGCTTGAAGATTTGGGCAACACGTTTCAACTTTGCCGTATCTGAGTCGCGGATGGTGAGCATGGCGTCTTCATGACCCTGCTCGGCACAAATCGCCATCGTGCAGCAATTCGTTCCCGCCCGGATCATCTTGAGCGTCAGATTCGCATAATGACAATGCACCCCGATGAAGATACAGGCTTCTATCTTATTGCCCCAGATTGTGAGGTTGGGATGATTGGGATTGATAACTTCTTCCGGATCGATCTTTGGATACTTCGGACGATAGTCCGGCATGGGAATGATCATGACTTCCGGAATTTGCGCGGCGATTTCCAGCGTTGCTTTCGCTTTTTCCACTGCATGATCGTTCCAAGCCCAGAGCAACAACGGCCCGGGAAAGATGGTCGCGTTCGGGCTCGTCAGCATTTTTCGAGCCATCTCCTCGATCACCACTTCCTCGTTCGGCTCGAGCAATCCGTAAAATAATCCCTCCCCTGGATCCGGCAGCGATACTCCCAACTGCGCGGCGGACGGAGGATGGAAGCCCGCGGGGCCCGGTACGATAATACGCTCTCTAGTATCCTGTGTTGTTGCCACGCCCTTCCCCTTTCCTAAGCAGGATGTTGAAAAAGTCTTCCAGCGGCGTTCTCGCATCATTCAGAGGCTTAACGTACGGCAAAGAGTACGCTTCGCCTCTTCATTCGCTGCGGCCTTGCTGGAAGGCCCTTTTGAACATCCTGCAAGACTACTTTAACTTATTCGAGGCTCACTCCACCGATCAGCATCATGATCGTTGATTAATAACCGGCTGGCCTCTCGATTATCCGACGACCGGACTGGCCAAAACGGCCGTTGTGCTCTTTTCGCCGTAGGTGATGTTCTCGGTCAGCGCTGCCTTCGGCAGCTGATCGATCATGATCATTTTGATTGCATTGTTTTTTGCCATGTTGTCGCAGACCCACACACATTGCGCACAGCCCTTACAGCGATCCACCGCCACGTAGGCCGAACCGTACTTGAATCCTTGGTCTTTGCCCAATTCGTCGCTGTACTGAATAGTATTGGCTTCCGGGCAATATTGCGTACAGAGCTTACAGCTTTTCGCAGCACAGATTTCAACACTGATATCGGCAACAAGATACATGGTGCTCCTTTATGCGCTGGCGGCCGCCACTGGCTCGTCCACCCGTTTGGCGTCCTTCGACGCCCAGCCCTTGTCGACGGCATAGTTCCAGGCCGCCCGCATGACCGCAACGTTCTTCTCAATCAACTCCTGTTTCTTCTTGAACTTCCGCTCGACGACGCTGTCCAACGCGGCCGTACCACCCGACACCACGAATCCTTTGCCGAGGAACCGATCTTTCACGGCCTGTTCCAGTGCCTGCATATCCGTCAATCCTGTGATGGCGCCGATGCAGCCCATCAGCGCCATGTTGGTGGCAAGATCCATCCCCGAAACTTCCAACGAAATCTTCGTGGCCGGGATATAATACAGCTTCGCGCGGCGCTCTTCCAATTCACGAGCTTGATCTTTATGCAACTTCATCGGCCCGTCGTTATTGATCAACGCAATTCCGTCTTCTTTCAGGCCGAAATAGAACGGCATCGTATAAGACTTGCCATGAGTGATGACTTGCGGATGGAAGATGATAATGATGTGCGGAAACGTGATTTCACCGATTTCGTAAATCGGCTCATCCGACACCCGAACATAGCTTTCGACGGGCGCCATCCGCTTTTCCGACCCGTAGAACGGCACAATGGTGCTTTCGCCGCCGGCATTGATGACGGCGGTGCTGAGAATATGCGAGCCGGTGACGACACCCTGCCCCCCGACGCCTGCCATCCGAATATTGAATCGCTTTGCCATGATGACCTCCTCGTGAACGCTTAAGCCTTGCCGGGAATCGCGGCGGCGGGAGCAGCCGGCTTGGCAAGAAATTCCTTATAGCCATAACGCTCAGTGAGGTATTGCTTCGCTTCTTCGCTGACGTATTCCGTGAATTGATACCGATCGTTCTCCACCGCCTTCGCATCTTCCATGACCTTGTCGGTCGGAATGGCATATTCGATGTTGCAGGACGTGTAGGCCTGAATGTAAGTCGATCCGACTTCGCGCGCAATCAACACCGCTTTTTTGATCACACTTTCCACGCGGCGCGGATTGTTGGGCACCACTGTGGCGACGTAGGCGCAACCGGCAACCTTGGCCATCTGCACCATATCCATCTTCTCAAACTTCTTGCCGAGCGGTGCCATTTTCAACACGGCTCCGCGATTGGTCATGCCGCTTTCCTGGCCACCGGTATTCCCGTAGACTTCATTGTCCAACATGATCGTCGTGAACCGCTCCTTGCGGAACCAAGAGTGGAGGACCTGCTGAAAGCCGATGTCCGCCGTGCCGCCGTCTCCGGCCATCACCACCACATCCTTCGGCTTGTCGCCGAAACGAAGACGGAGGCCTCGGGACAGGCCGCTCGCCACTCCGTTTTGGTCACCGTAATTGCCGTAGACAAAGGGAATCGCCGCCTGGGAGATAGCTAGACGACCGCAGCCGGCCGTCCCGACAGTAATCGTGTCTTCAGGATTGGGAAACGCAATCATAGCCAGCCGAATGAAGAGCGTCATCGCACAACCGGCGCACATGGGATGTTCTTCCAACACTTCCTTGAAGCTTCCCATTTGTGAAACCGTGACCTTCTTCCCAAAAGGTCCATGTTCCACCATGTCCCGATATTCCTTTGGCATAAACTTCTCAAATCCATTGGAAAATTTGACATAATCAAGACTCATCAGGCACCTCCCTTATATATCGTTGGCAACGGCCAACCGCTGCTCATATTCTTCTCCACACCACTCCCCATGCATCGAAGAAAAACTTGAGGGCTTAAGGATTTGATAATCGGACCAGTGCTTAAATGCTTACGAGCCTTGGGCATCCTAGCAAAGCCGAAAAAAGACTGTCAATCTTTGCTCAACCTTTCCTTGTCTCTGTAACCACCCATCAGATTTCACAGATTTCAAATTTCCCATCTATGAATTTTGTTATGAATTTCCGCGTTACCCACCGAATAGTATAACGCCATGAAAATCAAAGCAACTTCTAAGAGGGCCCAAGGTATCCAAAAGAAGGCCTAGATTCAGCTGACAAAAATAGGCCATTCGCCCCAAATAGCCAGGGCGACAAATACAACTTCCGAATTCTATAACAATCACGTTTAGACATTGCCGATCTCCTGCATTCCGTTTACACTGCATGTCATGCCGCTACGCGTTCTTATCCCGGGTGAAGATGATGCCGGTGTCCATGTCGGCGGAGTTCATAAACGTCCCCCGATTCCGGACGATTCGGTCAAGGCCGAATGTCCAAAATTCATGGCACATGGTCCGTGCGGAGGGGTCCGCAAAGGCGGGTTCTGCGAAGTCTATCCCGAGATGAAGTGTCCTTGGGTCTCGCTTTATGTGGAACTGGAGAAAATCGGCCAAACTGAATGGATGAAGCAAGTCTAGCAAAACGTGAGGCGTGAAACGTGAAACGTGAAACGGTCGGAAGAAAACCCAAGACCTCGAAACTGGGCTACAACGAGCGGCATGCGAAGAGTGGAATCAGCGCCCCTCTACCCGACATCGAAACCTTCCCGAATCAGTATAAAGGATATGAGATTACGATTGAGATCCCCGAGTACACAGCAATTTGCCCCAAAACCAACTTGCCGGATTTCGGAACCATTACACTGCACTACATGCCTGATCAAAAATGTCTTGAATTGAAAGCGCTCAAACTGTACATCCACGCCTACCGTAATCTCGGCATCTTCTACGAAAATGCCGTCAACAGAATTCTTCAAGACATTGTCAAAGCCTGCCGTCCCGTATGGGCGAAAGTCACCGGTACCTTCACTGCGCGCGGCGGGTTGTCGAGCAAGATCGAAGCCCGGTATCCTTGATCCCATCAATAGGGCTCTGGTCATCAGTCATTAGCAAAAGAAGTCGATCTTTTCATCTTGAGTAACTAATGACCATGACGGTGACTTCTTTTTATGGCGACATATGCAATCGGCGATGTGCAAGGATGCCACGATGCCTTGCAACGCCTCGTTCAACATATTCGTTTCGACCCCGTGAAAGATCGACTGTGGTTCGTCGGCGATCTCGTCAACCGCGGGCCTGACTCCCTCGGTGTGCTTCGCTACATCCGTTCGCTCGGACCATCTGTCCGCGTCGTGCTCGGTAACCACGACATCTTCCTCCTTGCGGTCTCGGAAGGAGTGGTGACGCTTCGACCCAAAGATACGATCCGCGACGTATTGGAAGCCGGCGACCGGCTGGACTTGATCGATTGGCTTCGGCGCCAACCCCTGCACTATCGCGAGGGGTCGTTCTTTATGACCCATGCGGGCCTACTCCCTCAATGGACCGCGCAAGATGCCGCTCAATTGGCCGGCGAGGTCGAGACCGCACTGCAAGGTGACGGTTTCCGATCGTTCTTACGATCATTTTTCCACGAGCCGGTGGTTACGTGGAGTCCCAACCTTATCGACACCTTACGGTTGGTCACCGTTGCGCGCGTGCTGACCAGACTCCGCACCTGCACGCCGAGCGGCGAGATATCCGATTTTTCCGGCCGGCCGGAAGAGACGCCGCTCGGCTACCAGCCCTGGTTCAGTATTCCCGGCCGCAAGAGCGCCGACACCACTTTGATTACGGGGCACTGGGCGGCGCTCGGCTTGCACATCGAGCCGAATCTGCTGGCAATCGATAGCGGCTGTGTGTGGGGTCGGCAGCTAACGGCAGTGCGATTGGAGGATCGGACAGTGTTTCAAGTTGATGGATTGGCACGGCATTGACCGGCCTCAGCTCAGACTCCAGCGACCAGGCGCACCAAGGGAACCCGCTCGCCGAAACCGAATGTAATGGGTGTCGTGAATTCCTCCGGATCGACATAGGTTCCGAACAGTCGGTCCCAAATCGAAAACGTCACCCCGAAATTCGCGTTGGCATGCGCTGAATGGTCGCTATGATGAACATGGTGATACCGTGGCGTCACAACGATCCATTCCAGCCAATTCGAGCGCCAAGTGACGTTCATGTGCATCCAGTCATTCAAGAGCATATGAGAAGACAACACCGCCCAATACATCCACCATGGAGCATGACCGAAAACTGAAAAAGCCATTATCCAGGGTAGATTGAACAATACCTGTTGTAGAAGCGAGGCCCGGTATCCGGCCAACCAATACATGTGCGTCGGAGAATGGTGCCACTTATGGATACGCCAAAACGGACGAAGGTGCAGAAACCGATGTGCTCAGTAGGCGCCGAAGTCTCCAACCACATAATACAAGGCAAAAGCCGCCACGGTCGGAAGGGTCGAGATAAATTCGGGCAACACCGGCCGCATCACGATTCGTTCGCTCACATACAAGGCGGCGGGGAGCAGCAAGTACCCGACCAGCGCCGCCCCGGCGACGTCCATCAAAAGGAGCGACCGATAAGGCACCTCCCTCGCCGGCATCATCCGTTCAAGCACCGTGACAACGATGACCCTCGTCGTGAACAAAAAAGGGATGAAGAGGTTATGGTCAAAAATGAACTGCCGGAACTCTCGGCTCAGTAACCATTCAATCCATTCCATCCCGCCTACCCGTCCTCATGCAAGTCGGAAGGCCGGACTCTATCAAACGGACTTAGCCCTGTCCTCCCTCCTTTCGAATAGGAAACAGGACGCTGGCGATCGCGTGGAGATATGAAATCCTTCGGGTGAGGAAAACTCAGGGAGGAGCCGTATGAGAGGTCTAGTGATAGCTTTCTGAATCCGAAGGGAACTTTCCCTGTTCCACTTCTTCTTTGTAACGAGTCAGCGCTTGGAGAGTGTCGGCCTTGAGGTGCCCATAGGCCTTCACGAATTTCGGGATGAACGCATCAAAGAGTCCAAGGAGGTCATACAGCACCAGCACTTGGCCATCACAATGAGGTCCCGCCCCGATTCCGATGGTAGAGATTGAAAGGGTGTGCGTGATCTTTCTTGCCAACTCAGCCGGTATCGCTTCCAGTACAAGAGCAAAGGCCCCGGCGGCTTCGATAGCTTTTGCATCCTGAAGCAACCGGGAAGCTTGATCGTCGGCTTTCCCTTGGACCTTGTATCCGCCCAACGCCCAGACTGATTGTGGTGTCATGCCCAGGTGCCCCATGACCGGAATCCCAACACTCGTCATGGCCTTGATTCGATCCGCCATGACGGCGCCCCCTTCCAGCTTTACCGCAGCGGCACCCGCTTGCAGCAATCGGCCCGCATTGCGCAGGGCCTCCTCTGTGCTGGTCTGATAGGACATAAACGGCATATCCGCAATGACCAGCGCTCGTTGCACTACCCCGGCAACCAGCTTGGTGTGATACAGCATGTCATCCATCGTGACCGTGAGCGTATTGGGTTTTCCCTGTACGACCATGCCCAGCGAATCCCCGACCAGAATCACCCGGATTCCCGCTTGCTCGACGATACGTGCGAACAGCGCGTCATAGGCCGTCACGACGGCGAGTTTTTTCTTGTCTCGTTTGAACTGCTGGAAATCCAGGATCGTCATCAGTTCAATTCAGCTTTGGTGATGATCTCGGCCAACCGATGCGTGGCCTTGATCGCCATGATATGAACACCGTCGCAGTGCGGCCGCACCGCCTTGATGGTCCGTACGGCTATCTCGACTCCGACGTCCTCCGCCTTCTCACCGGCCATTTTGAGCTCATCGATCATCTCGTCTGGGACCGAGATGCCGGGAATATGTGCGTTCATGAATTCCGCCATCTTGTGGTTGCGCAACACAAGGATACCGGCAAGAACCTTGACCTTATAGGGCCGGATCGCTTTCATGAAATTCGCGAACTGCTCCGGGTGATACACCGCTTGGGTTTGGAAGAATTGGGCACCCGCTTTCACCTTCACTTCAAACTTGGCGAGCATAGGTCCGACTGGGTCGGCCTCCGGTGTGACGGCGGCACCGATCGTAAACGCCGTCGAGCCGTCCAGCTTGTGCCCGCCCATGTCATGCCCCCTGTTCAATCCTTGCACGAGCTGCATGACTTGGACCGAGTCCAAATCATACACCGGCTTGGCCTCCTTATGATCACCGACCGTCGGATAGTCGCCCGTGAGACACAGAATATTTCGAATCCCAAGCATGTGGGCGCCCATCAAGTCCGACTGCATGGCGATTCGATTGCGATCACGACAGGTCAACTGCATCACGGGGTCATGGCCCAACTCATACAGGAGGCGACAGACCGGCAGTGAACCGGCCCGAACCACTGCGGCAGTATTGTCGGTGACATTCACACCGTGTACTCGCCCGACAAGCTGTTTGGCATTTTCGAGAACGGACGAGATATTGGTACCCTTGGGAGGGTTATACTCCACCGTGACTGCAAACGTCCCTCGGTCGAGGACATCGATGAGGCGCTGCGGCTCTCGACTCATAAATGACCCCTCATAGCATTCCTGCTGCCTTCTTGGCCGACTCCACGGTATTTTCCAGCAGCATCGCAATGGTCATGGGGCCGACTCCACCGGGGACAGGGCTGATCCAACCGGCCTTTTGGCTGACTGCGTCGAAGTCTACGTCGCCGCACAGCTTGCCTTCAGAAGTCTTGTTTGTTCCCACGTCGATAACGACCGCGCCTTCCCGCACCATGTCGGCCGTCACAAACTTCGCCTTTCCGATCGCGACGAGCAGCAACTCCGCCTCACGGCAAACCGCGGGAAGGTCTCTGGTTTTTGAATGACAGATCGTGACGGTGGCATTCCGTTGAAGCAGCATCAACGCCAACGGCTTCCCGACAATATTACTCCGTCCCACCACAACTGCCCGCTTGCCTTCTATGGGTACCCCGGTCGACTCGATCATCTTGATGACACCCTTGGGAGTACAGGCCTCAAAGACGGGGTGCCCCTCCACCAGCCGGCCGAAGTTGTAAGGATGAAATCCATCCGCATCTTTCAGCGGCGAAACGGCTTCCAGGATGATTTTGCTGTCGATATGTTTGGGCAGCGGAAGCTGAACCAGAATTCCATGGATTTTGGGGTCCGTATTCTTTTTGTCGATCAGCGCCAATAATTCGGCCTGTGTCGTGCTTGCCGGGAGCTTATGAGCATCGACATAGATTCCCGCCAATTCGCAGGCTTTTTGCTTGTTCCGAACGTACACATGCGAGGCGGGATCGTCACCCACCAAAATGGTCGCAAGACCCGGTTTCATCGCTTTCTTGGCGAACAGTTCCGCCGATTCCTTTGCCAGACGATCGCGAACCTGTTGCGCCAGTGCTTTTCCATCAATCAATTGTGCGGCCACGATCCCTCCACAACAGTCTAGGTTGAAGTCAAGTCGAGATTAAGGAAGATCATTGTGACGGTTCCTCGTCCTTAACCTTAGCCTTAACCTGTTTAGAGTCGCCGCAACTTAGCAGGGGAATTTTATGCAAGTCAACGCTTCGCTGTCTCTCTCCGCTTGCCTCCTGCCTCAGGCTCTTTCTTGACACTCTCTTTGTTCCTCCGATACGATGGTCTTTGACGAAAACCTGGATGACCCGCCTTTGTTCGTGAAGCTCTATCACCGCTTATCCCTGCCTATCGTGCTCATCCTGGGCTTGACGTTCCCCGGCGAAGCCGCGCAAATCACGGGTCTGGAGTCACCCAATAGCTTCATCAGTGACTCGTCCGGGAAAGAATATTTTATATCCAATATCAACGGTGAACCGGAAGCAAGAGACAACAACGGCTTCATCACAAAATTGAATGCCGAGGGAAAGGTCACCGACCTCAAGTTCATCCAAGGTGGCGTGCTGGGAGTGTTGCTGCATGCCCCCAAAGGGATGGCCGTGGTCGGACCAATTCTTTACATCGCGGATCTCGATCAACTGAAAGCCTTTGATAAGGCGTCAGGCAAACTCGTCGCTACTGTCTTATTCCCCGCATCATCTCGTACGCCGGTATCGTTAACCGACGTGGCAGCCGCGCCGGACGGTATGTTGTACGTTTCAGATGAGGCGGCGAACTCCATTTACCGAATTGATCCGCCGGGCGATCATCATGTCGACCTTTTGATCCATGATGAACGGCTCGCAGGACCCGCCGCAATCGTGATCCATCCCAGGACGAACCATCTCATCACTGTGAGCCGGCAAAAAGGGAAGATTTTTGACATCACTCCCGACGGACAACTGACCGAACTGGAATCGAATGGGTTTTTTACCGGTCGCTTCGAGAACCTGAGCGGAGTGGATTTTGATCAATGGGGAACCATGTACGTATCAGACATCACAAAAGGCAAGATTTGGCGCATGACCCGAGATCATCGATTCCAAGTCATCGCCGAATATCTCCCCGCTCCGGCTGATATCAGTATCGATCGGGTGAACAACTTGATCTTGGTTCCCTACCATTACGTGCATGCCGCAGAGATGAATGGACTAGAGACTCCTTCGGTCGGGAAGCCAAAGGGCGAGAAGCGTACGTTGGCCGACTACGGTTTTATCCCTCCACCTCCCAAGCCCGGAGCGGAAGGAACGAAGAAATGAGCTCATGCTCGTATTGTCACAATCGTCGGGGCAAACGTCCGTGCCCTGCCCTCGGAGGATTGATCTGCAGTCCCTGCTGTGGGGAGCATCGCCTGACGCGGATCTCGTGCCCCGCTGATTGCGCCTATCTCGACACCGGAAGCGATTACCAGCAAAAAAGACTCGGCGCGCAATTTGCGCCCGTCCGGCGAGACTTCTATCAGGAACTGGACCGCTTAGGAGGCCACAAAGCCGTGGCGCTATTCAA from Nitrospira sp. includes the following:
- a CDS encoding Bis(5'-nucleosyl)-tetraphosphatase, symmetrical codes for the protein MATYAIGDVQGCHDALQRLVQHIRFDPVKDRLWFVGDLVNRGPDSLGVLRYIRSLGPSVRVVLGNHDIFLLAVSEGVVTLRPKDTIRDVLEAGDRLDLIDWLRRQPLHYREGSFFMTHAGLLPQWTAQDAAQLAGEVETALQGDGFRSFLRSFFHEPVVTWSPNLIDTLRLVTVARVLTRLRTCTPSGEISDFSGRPEETPLGYQPWFSIPGRKSADTTLITGHWAALGLHIEPNLLAIDSGCVWGRQLTAVRLEDRTVFQVDGLARH
- a CDS encoding 3-methyl-2-oxobutanoate hydroxymethyltransferase; translated protein: MTILDFQQFKRDKKKLAVVTAYDALFARIVEQAGIRVILVGDSLGMVVQGKPNTLTVTMDDMLYHTKLVAGVVQRALVIADMPFMSYQTSTEEALRNAGRLLQAGAAAVKLEGGAVMADRIKAMTSVGIPVMGHLGMTPQSVWALGGYKVQGKADDQASRLLQDAKAIEAAGAFALVLEAIPAELARKITHTLSISTIGIGAGPHCDGQVLVLYDLLGLFDAFIPKFVKAYGHLKADTLQALTRYKEEVEQGKFPSDSESYH
- a CDS encoding 5,10-methylenetetrahydrofolate reductase; protein product: MSREPQRLIDVLDRGTFAVTVEYNPPKGTNISSVLENAKQLVGRVHGVNVTDNTAAVVRAGSLPVCRLLYELGHDPVMQLTCRDRNRIAMQSDLMGAHMLGIRNILCLTGDYPTVGDHKEAKPVYDLDSVQVMQLVQGLNRGHDMGGHKLDGSTAFTIGAAVTPEADPVGPMLAKFEVKVKAGAQFFQTQAVYHPEQFANFMKAIRPYKVKVLAGILVLRNHKMAEFMNAHIPGISVPDEMIDELKMAGEKAEDVGVEIAVRTIKAVRPHCDGVHIMAIKATHRLAEIITKAELN
- a CDS encoding methenyltetrahydrofolate cyclohydrolase /methylenetetrahydrofolate dehydrogenase (NADP+); the encoded protein is MAAQLIDGKALAQQVRDRLAKESAELFAKKAMKPGLATILVGDDPASHVYVRNKQKACELAGIYVDAHKLPASTTQAELLALIDKKNTDPKIHGILVQLPLPKHIDSKIILEAVSPLKDADGFHPYNFGRLVEGHPVFEACTPKGVIKMIESTGVPIEGKRAVVVGRSNIVGKPLALMLLQRNATVTICHSKTRDLPAVCREAELLLVAIGKAKFVTADMVREGAVVIDVGTNKTSEGKLCGDVDFDAVSQKAGWISPVPGGVGPMTIAMLLENTVESAKKAAGML